The DNA region CGATGATCTCCGTCGACGGGCGGTCGTCCGTTTCCCCAGCGGCGTCCCCGGTCCCTGTTGCGTGTGCGAGTGACATCGTTTCGCTCTGGGAGACACTGTAACACCACACCGACCCAAGCCTGCTGTCAACTGACGTTGCTCCGCTCGAGACGGTGCGGCTAGTAGTATTGCTCTGAGAGGGGTTCACACGGCAGGTCGACTCACTGATCGAGCACGGTCTCACTGTTTCCCCTACTGAAACACGCATCCGGGGCTTAGGTGGGACGGTGAGAGTTCTGAACGTATGAGCACCCGTCGGTCGACTGGACGTATCTGTCTCCGCTCGTTCGGTTCAAGAGCGCCCCCCTCCCGATCAACCGACCACCGACCGGTTCGCTACTGTTCTCGGGACCCGCCCGTCGGAGGAGGGGCGTGATCCGATGACCCGTGACGAGCGGGACGGGAGAGCGGGCGACGCGACAGGCAGCGATGCGCGAGAACCAGCGACCACGACGAGGCCCGAGCAGCGAGAGGCGGACCAGAACTGGCTCCTCGGACCCGGCGTGGACCGGGAGCACCGGGACAGACAGATCCTCGTGGTCGGCGATACCACCGTCGGACGGACCCTCACGCTCCTGCTCCAGCGTGCGGGCTACGATCCGCTGCTCGTGCGCGACGCCGGGCGATCAGCCGAGTCCCGCACGACATTCCTCTGTCCGCCGGCGTGCCGAGCCTTGCGTTCCCTCGGTCTCACCCCCACCCTGACCGACGAGGGTGTACCGATCCGGCGTGTGTCGGTCCGGCGAGACACACCCGGAAGCCGGCAGGAGACGACGCTGTCGGCACCGGCCGAATCGGGCGCTGCTCGACCCGTCGCGATCGAGACACGGGACCTCGGGGACGCCCTCGCGGAACAGCTGCCGAACCGACAGCGGTGTACCGACCGCGCTCTCGCCGCTGTCTCCACCGGAGACGACGGACTCGCGATCGAATTCGAGGACGGCATCCGCGAGTGGTTCGACGTACTGGTCGACACGAGCGGTGACGGCCTGGCCCGTCAGTTCGCGGCCGACCGGTCACCGGAGCAGGAACCGCTGGTCCAGTACGAGACGTCGGTGGCGGCCGAGACGCTGCCGTCGAACCAGCTCCGGGAGACCTGGCGGCCGTCCGCGCTCGTCCAGGTGGTCCCCACGTCGGAGGACTCGACGGCCATTCTCCGTCTCACGGCCCCACGTGCCACGCTCCCGTCCAGCGACGAAGACGAGGCGATCCGCACGTTCGTCGAAGAGACGACCGCGGAACTCGCGACCGGTCCCGTCTCCGTAGACGACTTCGAGCGGGCGACGACCGTTCGACAGGTTCGGCAGCCGGACGAACACGCTCACAGCGCGTGGTGGGGAACCGGTCTGATATCGGTCTGTGGGCCGGCCTGCCCGACCGCACCCGCAAGCGAGTTCACCACGTGGTTCGGTATCGAGAGTGCACTCGCTCTCGTCTCGGAACTGACGGGGGCGGATCGGCCGGCCTCGGACGTGATCGAGACGTACTCGACGCGCCGGCTACGTCGCTTCAGGTCGCTTCGTCAGACACTCCGCGAAGTGCGACGGGACCACGAGTATCCGGTTCCGGACTCGGCACCGGAACCGCTCGACACTATCGGTGAGTTCCGACAGTTGACACTGAGTCGATTTCTCGACGAACGGTTGCGGTCCCTCCAACGGGACGGGTTCGGATAGACCTGCGAGTACCGGGGGTGTCAGTCGTCAGCGTCGAACAGAACCCCGAACGTCTTCCGCTCGGCGAGTCGGAGGTGTTTGTTGAAGGTCGGCTGTGTGATGTCGAGTCGGGTCGCGACCTCGCTCCCGTCGTTCTCCCGGGGCCACTCGAAGTAGCCCGCTGAGAGTGCGGTCCGTACCACCTCCAGCTGTCGGTCGGTCAGTTCCGATCTGACTCGTTCGCTGAGCTCCGACGGCGTCCGGTTCCGTCGCTGGTGCTGGCGCTGGGCGGTGAGTTCGAGCGACGGGGCGACCTCCTGCAGTCGCTCGACGAACGACCGCACGTCGGCGTGTCTCGGTACCTCGACCAGTATCGTCGTCTCCTCCGGGTCTGCGACGGCCTCTCGGAGCACGCCACCGTACTCGGCGATCGGTGCGCCGAACCAGTCGGTCGCGTGGGCCTCGACCAGTGTCGAGGACGAGTCGCTGGTGATGAGGTCCACGGATCCGGGCAGCCGTCGCTCGGCGATCTCCATCACGTCCTCTTCCTCCTCCCCCGTGAAACCGAAGTAGAGGCTCGTCGGGCCGTCCTGCTTGGCGGCCGTCCGTTCGAGCCGAACTCGACAGTCGGCCGCGGCGGCCGCGCGTGCGAACGACAGCGCGTCGCCCGG from Haloarcula litorea includes:
- a CDS encoding FAD-dependent monooxygenase, with product MTRDERDGRAGDATGSDAREPATTTRPEQREADQNWLLGPGVDREHRDRQILVVGDTTVGRTLTLLLQRAGYDPLLVRDAGRSAESRTTFLCPPACRALRSLGLTPTLTDEGVPIRRVSVRRDTPGSRQETTLSAPAESGAARPVAIETRDLGDALAEQLPNRQRCTDRALAAVSTGDDGLAIEFEDGIREWFDVLVDTSGDGLARQFAADRSPEQEPLVQYETSVAAETLPSNQLRETWRPSALVQVVPTSEDSTAILRLTAPRATLPSSDEDEAIRTFVEETTAELATGPVSVDDFERATTVRQVRQPDEHAHSAWWGTGLISVCGPACPTAPASEFTTWFGIESALALVSELTGADRPASDVIETYSTRRLRRFRSLRQTLREVRRDHEYPVPDSAPEPLDTIGEFRQLTLSRFLDERLRSLQRDGFG